Proteins encoded in a region of the Quercus lobata isolate SW786 chromosome 8, ValleyOak3.0 Primary Assembly, whole genome shotgun sequence genome:
- the LOC115956898 gene encoding protein ALP1-like produces the protein MAACDFDMLFTFVLPGWEGAAHDTHIFLDTIRKQSNNFPHPPPGKYYVVDSGYPMMKGYLAPYKGISYHLQDFRRRGGSPRTRHEKFNHAHSSLRCTIERTFGVWKNKWRIIRNMPSFPFHIQILIVSATMALHNFVRLNDRDDRGFINANRDSISRRENNSEADSSYEQNLGSLTNPAMVVLRDSIANSIWGDNN, from the exons ATGGCTGCATGTGATTTTGATATGTTATTCACATTTGTTTTGCCTGGATGGGAAGGTGCAGCACACGacactcacatttttcttgataCTATTCGTAAACAGAGTAACAACTTTCCGCATCCACCACCAG ggaaATATTATGTAGTTGATTCTGGATACCCAATGATGAAAGGTTATTTGGCACCATACAAAGGGATATCATACCATCTTCAAGACTTTCGAAGGAGAGGTGGAAGCCCTAGAACTAGACATGAAAAATTTAATCATGCTCACTCATCTCTTCGATGTACGATTGAGCGCACTTTTGGTGTGTGGAAGAATAAATGGAGAATTATCAGAAACATGCCATCTTTTCCATTCCATATCCAAATACTTATTGTATCTGCTACTATGGCTCTTCATAATTTTGTTAGACTAAATGATAGGGATGATAGGGGCTTCATAAATGCCAATCGAGATTCAATTTctagaagagaaaataatagTGAAGCAGATAGCAGTTATGAGCAGAATTTAGGATCTTTAACAAACCCTGCAATGGTGGTTCTTCGTGATTCCATTGCTAATTCCATTTGGGGGGATAATAATTAG